In the Phycisphaerales bacterium genome, TGTTTCACCACTGCGCCGTGCTTGTGCCGCGCTGGCCGGCGGTGCTGCTCTCGGCCCTGTTCTTCACCATCCATCACGTCTTCGCGCTGGGCTTCCAGTTTGACTGGCGCATTACCCTGCTCGGCTCCGTGGGCGTGTTCATCGGCGGCGTGGTCTGGTCGTGGCTCTACCTCCGCTTCGGCACCGTCTGGCCGGGCTGGGTGAGCCACCTCATCGTCGATCTGGCGGTGTTCGCCGTGGGCTGGATGATTCTCTTCCCGGCTTGAGTCGTGCGCCTGCAACTCGCGGGCGCATCCCTCCTATGCTGATGCGCCCCGGCCCCCGTCGATGACGGCGCGGCCCGGGCGAGGAGGGAACGATCATGCGGGCTGCCTGCTTTCAGCGTCTTTTCGCCGTCTTGCTCGTGCTCGGCGCGGTAATTGGCGCAAGAGCCGACGTCAATCTCCATCACGTCGTGTGCTTTGGCGACAGTCTCACGGACAACCAGAGCATTTTGCCGCGCTACACCGGCCTGCCCTCGACGCTGTACGGCCACGATCCGATGGAACTGGTCTTCGACAAGAACCGTCTGCAGGGCAACGAGCTCTCGAACTACGCGGTTGCCGGCTTCACGTCGGACAACGTTGGACTGCAAGTCGGGCTGTATCAGTTCAACATCACCTTCGGCTTTGAGAACAAGGCGACGCTGTTCCAGATGGAGATGGGCGGCAACGATATTCTCAACAACGATTCCCTGCTCTACAACAACGCGCCCGGGACGAACCGCCAGGCCGATCGCGTCATCAACACGCTGCTGCGCAACTGGCGCACCTACACCGCCGACCTGGCTTCCACTTCGCGCCCCGACGTCAAAGCCGTGCTGTGGACCATTCCTGACATCACGCTCACGCCGCGCTACTGGGAGCAATTGAGCGGCCAGCAGCAGGCGAATCTTCGGGCTCACACCGAGCGGGCCAACGCGTTCATCCGCTCGCTCGATCACTTTGACAACGTGCTGGTGCTGGACGTGTGGTCGATCCTCGCGGACTTTGTCAACAATCCGCCCCAGATCGGCCACATCACCCTCGAAGGCCCGCCCCAGCACGGCCACACGACGGACATGTTCGCCGACGAGATCCACCCCACCGCGGTCAGCAATGCACTGATCGCCAACGAACTCATCAGGACGATGAATCTGGAGTGGAACGCCGGCTTCGAGTTGTACTCCGAAAACGAGCTGCTCGACTTCGCGCTCAATGGCGGCTGGCGCATTCCCACGCCGGGCACCGCGACGCTGCTGATCATCGGCTCGATCTTCGCGGCGCGGCCGAGACGACAGCGGGCGGCATGATCCCGCCGGGTTTTGAACAGCGTCTGGCTGATCTGGGCATCGAACTCGACTCCGGCGATCTGCCGCGCCTTCAGCGATTCCTCGAGCTGCTGCTGCGGCGCAACGAGCAGTTCAACCTCACCGCGATCCGCGACGAGAACGAGGCGTGGGAAAGGCACATTCTCGACAGCCTCACGCTCATCGGGCCGCTGGCGGACAGCGGCGCCGAAACGGTTGCTGATGTGGGCAGTGGCGGCGGCCTGCCGGGCGTTCCTCTGGCCATCTGCCTGCCCGACGTGTCATTCACACTCATCGAGGCCACTGGAAAGAAGGCGGCCTTTCTGCGCGAAGCGATCGAGACGCTCGGACTGAGCAACGCGCGAGTCGTACAGGGGCGCGCGGAAACCCTCGGCCGCGACCATCACGCCTTTCGCGAACAGTTTGATGCCGTGATCGCGCGCGCGGTTGGCCCGCTTCGCGTGCTGCTCGAGTTGACGGTGCCGCTGGCCAAGATCGGCGGGTTTGTTCTCGCCGTGAAAGGCGAGAAGGCCGATGCCGAACTGTCAGACGCCAGAGCGGCACTGCACGCGCTGCACGCCGTGCATGCGCAAACGATCTCTACTCCGACTGGGCGGATTGTCGTGATCGAAAAGCAGCGCAAGACGCCGCGGCAGTATCCGCGATTGCCCGGCGAGCCAAAGCGCAAGCCGCTGTAGCACTCGTTGCGCGAGCGGCCCGAACCCCGAGACCGTTCAATACACCAGCGCGAGGACTTCTTCGATCGCGGCGATGGCCTGGCGCAGGTTGAAGGGCTTCTTGAGGAAGCCGTCAAAGCCTGACATTCGCAACTGGTGCGTCTGCCCGTCGGTGAGTTTGGCGCTCATGCCGATGATCTTGGTCATCTGCAGGTCGTCCTGCGAGCGGACCATCTTTGCCAATCCCCGGCCGTCGATGCGCTCGATGTCGATGTCGGTGAGCAGGACGTTGGGGCGGAAGCGCTCGCACTCGATGCCCGCGCCGAAACTGGCGGTCGCCGTGCGGACCTCGTAGTTGCCGTGTTCGGCGAGGAGTTTCTGAAGCGTGTCCACGATCTCCTGCTCGCCGTCAACGACGAGCACGCGGGTCTGGCCGGAGACAAGGCCCTCGAGCGGAATGCCGTGCTGCTTCATGAATCGGATGAGGCCGTTGAGCGGGATGCGCCGGTCCTTGGAGCCGGGGATCCGGTAGCCGCGCAGCTGCCCCGAGTCGAACCACTTGGACACGGTGCGAGGCGCGACATTGCAGATTTTGGCGACTTCCCCGGTCGTCAATACATCTTTCTCACGCGGCATGGCAATGGACCCTCGATGGAACCGGCATGGCCTGTCAATCCCCCCGGGAATGAACAACAGGCAACATCGGAACAATCGATACGGGGGTTTACCCCGCGCGGCGTGCACGTTGGTGATGGGCAAAATGATCGTCCAACCGCGGGCTATCGGGCCAGTGCCGATTCGCGCTCGCTCTGCTCGATAATCTGCTGCACTTCCGAATCGGTTATCCACGGCAGCGCGGCGATCTTCTCGCGGAGCGAGTCGGGCACCGGCCTGCCGGCCCGTTCGTGCGGCGGCCGCGACTTCCAGCGGCGATGCACCCAGAAGTACTGCTCGGGGGCCTGCCGCACCATCTCCTCGATCGAGCGCGTGTACCGGGCGGTGATGTAGTACAGCGGGTCGCTCTGGCACTTCCAGTCGGCAGGCTCGATGACGTCGGCCAGGTCCAGCGTGTAGCGGAACACGTCGGGCCGATCGCGCCGGGCGAAGCCGCAGATGATCGGCACGTCGTAGCGCATGGCCAGCAGTCCGATGGACTTGTACGCCGAGGCCAGCCGGCCGAAGAATGGCACAAACAGCCCTCGATCGCCCGCGTTCTGGTCGGCGATGAATGCGACGCGGCGCCCCTGCTCGATGAGTTGCGCGACCTGCTCGGTGGCGCCGAATTTGGTGAGGATCGTCATGCCGCGCTTCTCGCGGATGTCAAAGAGCCAGTCGCTGAGGCGCGGGAGATCGAGCGGGCGGGCCAGGGCCGTCATCGGAAAGCCAAACGTGGCCAGGGTGAAGCCGAGCAGTTCGAAATTGCCGCAGTGGCCCGAGAGGAAGATCGCGGGCCGGTCGGCAGTCAGTATCGGCATCGCGCGGCGGACGTCGCCCAGCCGCACATAGCGCGGCCAGGTGCTCGGCGTGACGAGCCTGGGCGTGAAGAGCAACTCGACTGCGAAGGTCTGAAGCAGGTGGCGCATAGACAGCCGGCACAACTCGCTTGATTCGCCGGCGCTCAGGTGCGGCAGGCTGGCTCGAATGTGGGCCAGTGATCGCTCCCTGCGTCGCTGGTCGCGGCGATACCACAGATCGCCGATCCCCCCCACAGCCGCCATGACGTCGTTGACCTCAAAGCACTGCATGAGCGTGCCCAAGGCGCGCACGCCCACGTACGCAGACTGATTGAGGATGTAGGACTCGTTACGCGCCACGGCTCATCTTCGTCATCGACTGCAACGGGCCGAAGAGGATATGAAAAGCCCCGCGCCGGAGCGCGGGGCTGAAAGGACATTCTGGCTGTCCGCCGGTTCAGTTCCCGTAGTAACCAATCAGCGTCAGCAGGCGATTCTGGTTGAGCACGGGAATCGAGAGCTTCTGAGCGCGATCGAGCAGGTTCTGATAGTCGTCATAGAACTGCCGCTCGCGGCGATAGCGCATGACCTCGGGCGGGGTGGCGTCCGAACGGGGCTGCAGCGGCATCGTCGGCGCGACGCCCAGCACGAGGAAGTCGATGTCGCCGGAGAACTGGTCACGGATGTTGCCGCCCCACTCCTTGATGCGGGACCGAACGATTTCCGTTTCCAGCGAACTCGTGCCGTTCTCCCCGTCGAGATCGAAATCGCCGAAGACGAAGAACTGGTATTCCTTGTTGCGGTCATAGACGGGATTGACGATGAGGTCGCCTTCGACGACGGCGCGGCCCGGCGTGGCGCGGATGATGCGGGCCGTGGAGGTCGTATCGCCGATGCGGGTGACTTCGATCGTCGCCTTGCCCTGAGGCACCTGGCCGGCGGCGTCGGGCCGCATCTCGGAGGTCGAGCCGTACACGTTGAAGGTCATGCCGAGCACAACGTGCTGCTTCTGGCCGAGGTTGATGAACACCTCGTCATTGCCCACCATGCGGACGATTTCACCGTCGGTCTGCTGGCCTTCGTCCACGCTGCTGATCGAGGTCTCTCGGAGCCGCGTCTGGAGCGAGGTGACGTTGTCCTGCAGACCGGCGATCGTCACGTCGCGGCGCTCGAGCTGCTCGGTGAGCGAAGCGATCCGCTGCTCGAGGTTGTCGCGAATTTCCTGCACGCGAGCGTCCATGTTCTGCTCGGACTGGAGCACCTGCTGCTGATAACGGTCGGCGCGAGCCTTGGTGGCGTCGATGTCGGCCTTGAGCGCTGCGACGGTCGCCTCGTAGTCCTTCTGGTTCTGCTCCCGGCGCGCGACTTCTTCGCCCAGGCGCGTGTGCGCGTTGTTCAATTCGGATTCGAGGGAATCGATCTGATCCTGAGCGTCTTTGAGTTCGGTTCGCAGGGTCGTCACCAGTCCGGTGAGGGACTCACCCTCGGCCATGCCCAGTTGCTCGAGTTGCGTGCCCAGCCGCGCAGGCGAGAGGTTCGCGTTTCCAGCGACTTTGCGCATCGTGGTCTGGATCTGATCGCGGAGGTACATGACGACGCTCTTGCCCTCGGCGGACGCTTCGCTCTTGAGCCGCGTGATGTCGTCGCGGTTGCGCTCGTCCTGGCGGATGAACTCGCGGGCAGCGGCTTCGGCGGATTCGCGCGCCTGCGCTTCTTTGTCCGCCTTGGTGTAAAAGAGCATAAGCAGCAGCAGCAGCGTGATGGTGAGCATGATGAAGATGACCAGGGCCACCAGCACCCCCATGCCGCTATTCGATCTTGACGCCATTGTCCGAGACCTCCAGGAGGCGAATTCCGTTCGATGGGCGTTCGCTCAGCTCCGTCGATGGGCCGAGAGCGCGCCTGACCCGTTCCGACACGTTCCGCGCCGGCCGCAAGCACGGCGTGCGGGTCCAACAGTGTCTCGCCCGGTCAGGCACTCGTCAAGTGGTTGGCGTCAATGATTTTCGGGCCCCCTCCGGGCGTCGCGCGCCGTTCAGCCGCCGGGCGGTGCCAGCAGCAGCCGCTGGAGCACGCTCGCCAGGCCGAGGAAGGTGAGAAAACTGACCGAATCCGTCACCATGGTCAGGAAAATCGTCGATCCCGTTGCCGGATCGAAGCCATACCGATCGAGCACCAGCGGCATCGCCGAGCCCGCCAGGCAGCCCGTCCCCACTGACGCGGTCATGGCCAGCGCTATGACGATTCCCAGTTCCCACTGCACGCTGCGCAGGCCAAGCAGCGTCATCGCCGCCACGATCAGTCCAATGCACGCACCGACGAGGAACCCGTTGAGCACGCCCACGGTGACTTCGCGCCGCACCAGCGGCCAGGCTCGCCGGCCGCGGACTTCGCCCAGCACCAGGCCGCGCAGCGTGACCGCCAGCGACTGCTGGCCGGCGTTGCCGGCCTGGTTGGCGATGACGGGCATCAAGACGGCAAGGATCGCCAGTTCGGCAATGAGGTGATCGAACTGCAGCACCACCATCGCCGCCACCATGGACGTAAAGACGTTCACGACCAGCCAGGGAAAGCGTCCGCGAAACTTCTGCCAGATGCTGCTGTAGACCGCCTCGCCCATGCCGGCGCCGACCATCTTGTACGCGTCTTCGGTGTGCTCGGCGCGGATGATGTCGAGCACGTCATCGACCGTCACGATGCCCAGCAGCCGGCCGGCGTGATCGACCACGGGCATCTCGTTGTAGTCGTAACGCTCAAACGCGGCGGCGATCTCTTCGCGGTCGGTTTCGGGGCGCAGGTAGTCCAGTTCGTCGTCGACCAGATCTTCGATCGGATCCGTAGCCGACGCGACGATCAGGCTCTTGGGCGACACCGTGCCCACGAGGTGCTGCTTCGAATCCACGCAATAGACCTGGTTAAACTCGACGTCATGCTGGCGGCGGAGCGACTCGATGGCCTGCGCCACCGTGGCGTCGCGCCGCACCTTGACAAATTCGATGGTCATCATGCCGCCGGCCGTCTCGGGATCGAATCGCAGCAGTTGCTTGAGATGCACGGCGCTGGCGGGCGGGAGCACGTCAAAGAGGCGCTCGCGCTCCTCCTCGGTCATGGCCTGGAGGATGTCGACGGCGTCGTCGGCTTCCATCCGGTCGAGGTAGCGGCAGGCGATCTCCGCACCGTAGTCGGTCATCACCTGCCGGAGCACCTCGACGGCCCAGGGCGTCTCCATCGCGGCGATGTCGGCGGCCGCCTCGTCTTCGGGCATGCGCACGACCACGTTGGCCGCGGCATCCATCTCGATCTCTTCGAGGGCGTCGGCGGCGTCGGCAGGCTCGAGGGCCTGCACCGCCGGAGCGAGCACGTCGACATTGACGAGTTCAGGCGCGGAGAGAATCCGCGCAACCGTCTGATCGAGCGGAGACTCGGCCGTCACATCCTCAAGCAGCGGCCGCGCGCTTTCAATCGGCGTCTTGGCGAGTTCGCCGGCGATCGGCGCGCGATCCACGGGCGCCTCCGGCTGGTCGTGTTGCTCCGGTCCGCTGGACATGGCACGAGTGTAGGTCGCCGAGTCGTTGCATCCGCGCGGCGCGTGAAGCGCTCGGAAATGAAGCGATGGCTCCTTGCGCTTTGTGAATCGGCCGCGCCCGTCGCCGCGGTCTACTGTTTCGACCGCATGAGACTTCGGCTGCTTGGGCAACAGGTTCTGGTTCTGGCGCTGCTGGCGGTGCTGGCGGTGTTCCTGATCTGGCCCATTGTGCTCACCGTGCGGGGCGGCTTTGTCGGCCCGGATGGCGCGTTTTCGTTGGCGCCGATCCGGCTTGTTTTTGCCGACCCGTCGCTTCGCGAGAGCCTGGCGAGCTCGGCGATGATCGCCGCAGTTACCACGGCCCTGGCGGTCGCGATGTCGCTGCCGCTGGCCGTCGTTTCGGCGCGATACGCCTTTGCGGGCAAGCGGCTCTGGAACGCGCTGGTGCTCGTGCCGCTCGTGCTGCCGCCGTTCGTGGGCGCCATCGGCATGAAGCACATCCTCGGCCGGGCCGGTTCGCTCAACGCGCTGCTGGGAACCGAACTCGACGTGCTCGGGCAGGGCAAGTTCTGGGGCGTGGTCATCGTCGAAGCGCTGCACCTCTACCCGATTGTCTACCTGAACGTGCTCTCCGCCCTGGCGAATCTGGATCCCACGCTCGACGAAGCCGGCCGCAACCTTGGCGCCGGCGGTTGGCTGCGCTTCCGGCGCATCACGCTGCCTCTCATCCGGCCGGGGATCTTTGCAGGCGCCACGATTGTCTTTGTGTGGTCATTTACCGAACTGGGCACGCCGCTCATGTTCGACATGCGCCACGTACTGCCCGTGCAGGTGTTTTACCAGTTGAAGGAGATGGAGTCGTCGGCCCAGCCTTACGCGCTCACGGTAGTCATGCTGGTCGCGGCAATGCTGCTGTACGCGCTGGGCAAAGGCGTCTTCGGCTCGCGCGGCCATGCGATGTACTCCAAGGCGTCAATCCGATCCGAAGAGCGGCCGCTGGGACCGGCGGGGACTTTGGGCGCCTGGCTGCTGTTCGCGGCGGTCATCGTTCCGGCAATGCTGCCGCACATCGGCGTGATCGCGGCGAGTTTCGCCGCACCCGGCCAGTGGTACCACTCCGTGCTCCCGCTGCAGTGGACAACGGATCACTACAGCGATGCGCTCGGCCACAGCCTGGCGATGGGCTCAATTGCCAATTCGCTCAAGTACGCGACGATTTCGATGCTGCTCACGCTGGTGATCGGCACGCTCATCGGATACCTCATCGCGCGCGGCCGGGTGTTCGGGCGCGGATTGCTTGATGCGCTGTCCATGCTGCCGCTGGCCGTGCCGGGCATGGTGCTCGCCTTCGGCTACGTGGCGATGACGTTGGCTCCGCCCTTCAGCTGGGGCCGTGAGGCGGAGGGTTGGCGAGCATGGCTGGCGCCGCTGGCCGAACGGTTCGACGTCCTTGGTCCGGAGGCCAATCCCCTGCTGCTGCTCGTGATTGCCTACGCCGTTCGCCGCCTGCCGTACATGGTGCGCTCGGTGACTGCGGGCCTCGAACAGACCGCCGTGGAACTCGAAGAGGCGGCTCGCAACCTCGGCGCCGGGCCGCTGCGGACGCTCTCGGTCATCACGCTGCCGCTGATCATGGCGAACCTGATTGCAGGCGGCCTGCTCGTGTTCAGCTTCTCGATGCTCGAAGTCTCCGACTCGCTGATCCTCGCGCAGCGCGAGGTGCACTACCCGATGACCAAGGCGATCTACACGCTCTACCAGCGTCTGGGAGACGGCGAGTACATCGCGTCGGCCATGGGCGTCTGGGGCATGCTGCTGCTCATCGTGACGCTGACGGGCGCTTCGGTGCTCATGGGCCGAAAGGCCGGTGCGCTGTTTCGCGTGTGACCGCTATTCGGCCCGTTCAGCCGTTCCCGACCAGAGCGCCATGAATTCGGCTCGCGTGCTGACGTCGAGTGCCTGGTAGATCGACTTGGTGTGGTCGTGGATGGTGTGCTCGCTGCGCTGGAGCCTGGCGGCGACTTCGCGCTTGCTCAGGCCCTGGGCGAGCATTTCGGCAACGCGCAACTGCCCAGGCGTGAGGCGCTGGCGAAGCGACGCCATGCGGGCGGGTCCCTTGCTCATGGCCTCGATGTACAGCCCTTCCGCAGCCCGCCAGGCCTGAAGGAGGGCCGCCCGACGTCCTGCGTCATCGGCCGCCACTCGCTCAGCCGACCACACGGACAGAAACAGCGTCCGTCCGGTCTCGCGCCGAGGCTCCCCCTTGTCCAGGGGGCCCCCGAAGTAGTCCAGCGATTCGACGCCGAGCCGGCGCGAGTAGGCCTCAAAGGTCCGGCGTTCGTGGTCCGATTCGTAGCGGCCGCGCGTGAGGCGACCTGCAATGGACGTTTGGACCGTCTCGGCGATCACGCTGGGAGTGATTCCCGCGTCGTCGAGCGTATGCATGAATTGGCTGTTCCAGCGGGCGGCCTCCGCGGGCTGGGTGGCGCTGACGCCAAGGTGGATGAACTCCCATCGGGATGCATCCGCCCCTTTCCCGTCCCAGAGGGAGACGACCTGGCGCGGGGCCAGGTGGGTTCGGATGATCTCCGCCGCGGCCGTCAGCCATTCCGCAGGTGCGGCGGCGTGAATTCTGGACATCGCGATGATGCAATCAGTCAGCGCGTTGAGATGATCGCGCTGGTCGGCAATGCTGACCATGTTGTGCTGTTCCTTTACCTCGACTGGAGGCGGCGCCCGGCACACGCTCGTGCGTGGTCCCCCCGTCACCGCAACGTCCAGACATAACGATAGCACCGCTGCGCGATATTTGTTACTGCTCTCCAGCAGGATGATTGCGCCAGGCGCCGCCGCGGCGATTCCACCCCCTCCAACGGATAGGATCACGCCATGCCACAACCGGATACGACGATCGACGCACTTCTGCGCGGTACGGCGGCAGTCTACACGCGCGATGAGCTCGCCGGCAGGCTCGCAAAGGCCAGCGCCGCCGGGCGTCCGCTGCGCGTGAAACTTGGCCTCGATCCGTCAAGCCCGGACATCCATCTCGGCCACACCGTGGTCCTCGGCCTGATGCGCCGATTTCAGGATCTCGGCCACATCGCGGTGCTCATCATCGGCGACTACACCGCTCGAATCGGCGACCCCACCGGCAAGTCCAAGACGAGGCCGATGCTCACCGAACTGGAGATCGACGCCAACGCCCAGACGTATCTCGAGCAGGCGACCCGTGTGCTCGACGCCGATCCGAGCCGGCTCGAAGTCCGCCGCAACAGCGAGTGGCTCTCGAAACTGACGTTTGCTGACACGATCCGCCTGGCGAGCCACATGACCGTGGCCCGCATGCTCGAGCGCGACACGTTCGACAAGCGATACAAGGCGGGTCAGCCGATCTCGGTGCACGAGTTTCTCTACCCACTCATGCAGGGTTGGGACTCGGTGTGCATCCGCGCCGACGTCGAACTCGGCGGCACCGACCAGACGTTCAACAACCTCGTCGGTCGCGACTTTCAGATCGCCAACGATCAGCCGCCGCAGATCGTGATTACCATGCCGATCCTGCGAGGGCTCGACGGGCGCGAGAAGATGAGCAAGTCGCTGGGCAATTACATCGGCGTGACGGAGAGCGCCGACGAGATGTTCGGCAAGACGATGTCGATCCCGGATGACCTCATGTCCGAGTGGTTCACGCTGTGCACCGCCGTCCCCGCCGACGAGATCGAAGCGCTGTGCGATGCGCAGCGCACGCACCCGCGCCAGGCCAAGGAGCGACTCGGCCGCGAAATCGTCAAGCGGTTCCACGGGCCCGAAGCGGCACAGCGCGCGGCGCAGGAATTCGCGTCCCGGTTTCGCGAGGGCAATCTTCCAGCCGATCTGGAGACGCACCGGCTGGCGCTCGAGTCGGCGGGCGTGCTCGACCTGATGCGCGAAGTCGGCTTTGCCGCCAGCAACAACGAGGCCCGCCGACTGGTCGCCCAGGGCGGCGTGAGCATCGACGAGCAGAAGGTCTCCGATCCGACGCTGACGGTGCCGCTCAAAGCGGACGGTATCATCCTCCGCGTGGGCAAGCGGCGCGTCTGCCGAATCGTCCGCGCATGACACCGCCATCCCGGAGGTCAGAGATGAGAGCCCACCAGTGCAGCGCTGCCACGCGCGTCATCCCTGCGGCAATCGGACAGTTGATTATCCACTTGTCCGCTGATGGGTCGCTGCGATCGCAATGGCGGCAGCTGGCGGATGAAGGCGGCCATGTCCGCAGGAAAGGCAACTCGCCATGGCTCGACCACGTCGCGGATCGCCTGCGCGGCTACTTTGCCGGCGACGCCATCCCCGACTGGTCCGACGTGCCAACACCCGAGGGCCCCGAATTCCAGCGCCGCTGCTGGGAGGCTTGCCGGAGCATTCCGCACGGGCAGGTGCGCTCGTACGCCGAACTGGCGGAGATGGCGGGTTCGCGCATGGCTTCGCGCGCCGCGGGACAGGCGATGCGCTGCAACCCGCTTTCGGTCATTGTGCCATGCCATCGCGTCGTGGCCAGCGATGGCAGGCTGCACGGCTATGCGGGCACGACCAACAGCGCCAGCGATGCGCTGGGCATCAAGCGCGGCCTGCTCTCGCTTGAGCGCAACGCCGCGCTCGCCGCGGCTTATTGATCCTCCTGGAACGAACCCGAGGCGACAGCATGCCTTTCCGGACCGAACTGTGCGGCTCCGTGCAATGGAACTCGTGGGGCCTGGACCTTGATCCCGCATCCATCGAGCAGATGCGCAACGCGTGCGAACTGCCCGTGAGCGTCTCGGCTGCGCTGATGCCCGATGCGCACGTCGGCTACGGACTGCCCATCGGCGGCGTGCTCGCTACGGATAATGCCGTGATCCCGTACGCGGTCGGTGTGGACATTGCCTGCCGCATGAAGCTGAGCGTGCTCGATCTGCCGGTGAACGCGCTGCGCGGCCAGGTGGATCGGCTCTCAAACGCTCTGACGGCGGAAACGTCGTTTGGCATGGGCGCCAGGTGGGAGAAGAAGCGCGATCATCCGGTGCTGCAGATGGACTGGTCTGTAAGCCCCGTGACGCGGCAGGCGCGCGACAAGGCGTGGTGGCAACTGGGCACCAGCGGCTCGGGCAATCACTTCGTCGAGTTCGGTCGCCTGACGCTCGACGAGCCGGACCTGGGCCTGGCCGCGGGCGAATACGTCGCACTGCTCAGTCACAGCGGCAGCCGGGGCGCCGGCTTTGCCGTGGCCAATCACTATTCGAAACTGGCGATGGAACTGCACCCGGAACTGCCCAAGGCGCTGCGACACCTGGCCTGGCTCGATCTCGACACCGATCCCGGCCGCGAGTACTGGGCGGCAATGGAACTGATGGGCGCCTACGCCTCGGCCAACCACGCGCTGATCCACGAGGGTGTGGTGCGAAACCTCGGAGCACGCGCGATCGCCGGCGTGGAGAACCACCACAACTTTGCATGGAAAGAGGAACACGGCGGTCGCGAGGTCATCGTTCACCGCAAAGGCGCCACTCCCGCCGGTACTGGCGTGCTGGGGGTCATCCCCGGCTCGATGGCCGATCCCGGCTTCATCGTGCGCGGCAAGGGAAGCGCCGCCTCGCTCAACTCCGCTTCGCACGGCGCCGGGCGCGCCATGTCCCGCTCCGAAGCGCGAAGGTCTTTCCGCTGGTCGCATGTGAAGAAGCTGC is a window encoding:
- a CDS encoding RtcB family protein — translated: MPFRTELCGSVQWNSWGLDLDPASIEQMRNACELPVSVSAALMPDAHVGYGLPIGGVLATDNAVIPYAVGVDIACRMKLSVLDLPVNALRGQVDRLSNALTAETSFGMGARWEKKRDHPVLQMDWSVSPVTRQARDKAWWQLGTSGSGNHFVEFGRLTLDEPDLGLAAGEYVALLSHSGSRGAGFAVANHYSKLAMELHPELPKALRHLAWLDLDTDPGREYWAAMELMGAYASANHALIHEGVVRNLGARAIAGVENHHNFAWKEEHGGREVIVHRKGATPAGTGVLGVIPGSMADPGFIVRGKGSAASLNSASHGAGRAMSRSEARRSFRWSHVKKLLAEREITLLSAGLDEAPMAYKDIRQVMAQQDDLVDVVGRFDPLIVRMAPDGERAED